A genomic region of Ictidomys tridecemlineatus isolate mIctTri1 chromosome 10, mIctTri1.hap1, whole genome shotgun sequence contains the following coding sequences:
- the Eri2 gene encoding ERI1 exoribonuclease 2 isoform X4 encodes MRIPCLCSASRTSNPFGILHGADRHKTDWDLGVCLEYECKRKQLLKPMFLNSWIDLRATYKLFYRRKPKGLSGALQEVGIEFSGREHSGLDDSRNTALLAWKMIRDGCLMKITRSFNKVLTKKNPNILAGNLNTNQEETSACNISIQGSNIHDREPKNTISAHEKVQMNLVCVNSPITVQKDQLQVKNSIKASPHNVESCLSDFNTKPSTSLGQLQSPSLNSSIYVQKQKKNEHLVVNTKSKSSTFNSELVLVSTTIPSVNHVSEVEMSSTPDSLPMLAEWEDIVLLPASQPEENIDSLLPISDTNVETSLSSGERVMVLKESEVLSHENFGGIKKTLKELETTKSIVYKSPHTTIYNVKEAKYPGSDVSAFKLPERKLCAFNSVNANTSHPSVLGKHPLSLGVSKRNSSSPSVFPPAKKQTFTIHEEQPASSDCSPGKSSCQKVAPAVLTSAVNPQEPWKSGKMTPPLCKCGRRSKRLVVSNNGPNHGRVFYCCPIGKYQENRKCCDYFKWEQTLQKEKANNTLLSHSSGRLTSSSPVMSHIRDSNCLPTKNSLRLRPSMRN; translated from the exons ATGCGAATTCCATGCTTATGTTCAGCCTCAAGAACATCCAATCCTTTCGGAATTTTGCATGGAGCTGACAGGCATAAAACAG ACTGGGACTTGGGGGTTTGCCTGGAGTATGAgtgtaaaagaaaacaactgtTAAAACCCATGTTCTTAAATTCCTGGATTGATCTCAGAGCAACTTACAAG CTTTTctatagaagaaagccaaaaggACTAAGCGGTGCCTTGCAGGAAGTGGGAATAGAATTCTCAGGACGAGAACATTCTG GGTTGGATGATTCTCGCAATACTGCTCTTCTTGCTTGGAAAATGATCAGAGATGGGTGCCTAATGAAAATTACAAGGTCCTTCAACAAG GTTCTCACAAAGAAGAATCCCAACATTCTGGCCGGAAATTTGAATACAAATCAAGAAGAAACATCTGCCTGCAACATTAGCATCCAGGGTTCCAATATACATGATAGAGAGCCTAAAAATACAATAAGTGCTCATGAAAAGGTTCAAATGAATTTAGTTTGTGTGAATTCCCCTATAACAGTACAAAAGGATCAGTTACAAGTAAAGAACAGTATAAAAGCCAGTCCTCACAATGTCGAAAGTTGCTTATCTGATTTTAATACTAAGCCCTCTACATCTTTGGGACAATTGCAGTCTCCCAGCCTAAATTCGTCTATCTATGtgcagaagcaaaaaaaaaatgaacatcttGTAGTTAATACCAAATCTAAGTCTTCAACATTTAATTCAGAATTGGTACTTGTCTCTACTACCATTCCTTCTGTTAATCATGTTTCTGAAGTGGAAATGAGTTCTACTCCTGACTCTTTGCCTATGTTGGCTGAATGGGAAGACATAGTTTTACTGCCAGCATCTCAACCTGAGGAAAATATAGATAGTCTACTTCCTATTAGTGACACAAATGTAGAGACTTCGCTTAGTTCTGGAGAAAGAGTAATGGTTTTAAAAGAGTCAGAAGTGCTGAGTCATGAAAATTTTGGAGGCATCAAGAAAACTTTAAAGGAATTGGAAACCACTAAGTCCATTGTGTATAAGAGTCCTCACACTACTATTTATAATGTAAAAGAAGCTAAATATCCAGGTTCAGATGTGTCTGCCTTTAAATTACCTGAACGCAAATTATGTGCCTTTAACAGTGTTAATGCCAATACATCTCATCCTTCAGTTTTGGGGAAACATCCTCTTTCTTTAGGTGTCTCTAAAAGGAATTCATCTAGTCCCTCAGTTTTCCCACCAGCAAAAAAACAGACCTTCACCATTCATGAAGAACAGCCAGCATCATCTGATTGCTCCCCAGGAAAAAGTTCTTGTCAGAAGGTTGCCCCCGCTGTATTAACTTCTGCAGTGAATCCACAAGAGCCTTGGAAGAGTGGGAAAATGACACCTCCCTTATGCAAGTGTGGCCGGAGATCTAAGAGACTTGTTGTTTCTAACAATGGACCAAACCATGGAAGAGTCTTCTATTGTTGCCCTATTGGCAAAtaccaagaaaacagaaagtGTTGTGATTATTTTAAATGGGAACAAACACTTCAAAAGGAAAAAGCCAACAACACGCTTCTATCTCATTCCTCAGGGAGACTCACTTCTAGTTCTCCAGTAATGAGCCATATTCGTGATAGTAATTGTCTTCCTACTAAAAATTCTTTGAGACTCAGACCTTCAATGAGGAATTGA
- the Eri2 gene encoding ERI1 exoribonuclease 2 isoform X5 has product MIRDGCLMKITRSFNKVLTKKNPNILAGNLNTNQEETSACNISIQGSNIHDREPKNTISAHEKVQMNLVCVNSPITVQKDQLQVKNSIKASPHNVESCLSDFNTKPSTSLGQLQSPSLNSSIYVQKQKKNEHLVVNTKSKSSTFNSELVLVSTTIPSVNHVSEVEMSSTPDSLPMLAEWEDIVLLPASQPEENIDSLLPISDTNVETSLSSGERVMVLKESEVLSHENFGGIKKTLKELETTKSIVYKSPHTTIYNVKEAKYPGSDVSAFKLPERKLCAFNSVNANTSHPSVLGKHPLSLGVSKRNSSSPSVFPPAKKQTFTIHEEQPASSDCSPGKSSCQKVAPAVLTSAVNPQEPWKSGKMTPPLCKCGRRSKRLVVSNNGPNHGRVFYCCPIGKYQENRKCCDYFKWEQTLQKEKANNTLLSHSSGRLTSSSPVMSHIRDSNCLPTKNSLRLRPSMRN; this is encoded by the exons ATGATCAGAGATGGGTGCCTAATGAAAATTACAAGGTCCTTCAACAAG GTTCTCACAAAGAAGAATCCCAACATTCTGGCCGGAAATTTGAATACAAATCAAGAAGAAACATCTGCCTGCAACATTAGCATCCAGGGTTCCAATATACATGATAGAGAGCCTAAAAATACAATAAGTGCTCATGAAAAGGTTCAAATGAATTTAGTTTGTGTGAATTCCCCTATAACAGTACAAAAGGATCAGTTACAAGTAAAGAACAGTATAAAAGCCAGTCCTCACAATGTCGAAAGTTGCTTATCTGATTTTAATACTAAGCCCTCTACATCTTTGGGACAATTGCAGTCTCCCAGCCTAAATTCGTCTATCTATGtgcagaagcaaaaaaaaaatgaacatcttGTAGTTAATACCAAATCTAAGTCTTCAACATTTAATTCAGAATTGGTACTTGTCTCTACTACCATTCCTTCTGTTAATCATGTTTCTGAAGTGGAAATGAGTTCTACTCCTGACTCTTTGCCTATGTTGGCTGAATGGGAAGACATAGTTTTACTGCCAGCATCTCAACCTGAGGAAAATATAGATAGTCTACTTCCTATTAGTGACACAAATGTAGAGACTTCGCTTAGTTCTGGAGAAAGAGTAATGGTTTTAAAAGAGTCAGAAGTGCTGAGTCATGAAAATTTTGGAGGCATCAAGAAAACTTTAAAGGAATTGGAAACCACTAAGTCCATTGTGTATAAGAGTCCTCACACTACTATTTATAATGTAAAAGAAGCTAAATATCCAGGTTCAGATGTGTCTGCCTTTAAATTACCTGAACGCAAATTATGTGCCTTTAACAGTGTTAATGCCAATACATCTCATCCTTCAGTTTTGGGGAAACATCCTCTTTCTTTAGGTGTCTCTAAAAGGAATTCATCTAGTCCCTCAGTTTTCCCACCAGCAAAAAAACAGACCTTCACCATTCATGAAGAACAGCCAGCATCATCTGATTGCTCCCCAGGAAAAAGTTCTTGTCAGAAGGTTGCCCCCGCTGTATTAACTTCTGCAGTGAATCCACAAGAGCCTTGGAAGAGTGGGAAAATGACACCTCCCTTATGCAAGTGTGGCCGGAGATCTAAGAGACTTGTTGTTTCTAACAATGGACCAAACCATGGAAGAGTCTTCTATTGTTGCCCTATTGGCAAAtaccaagaaaacagaaagtGTTGTGATTATTTTAAATGGGAACAAACACTTCAAAAGGAAAAAGCCAACAACACGCTTCTATCTCATTCCTCAGGGAGACTCACTTCTAGTTCTCCAGTAATGAGCCATATTCGTGATAGTAATTGTCTTCCTACTAAAAATTCTTTGAGACTCAGACCTTCAATGAGGAATTGA